The Natronoglycomyces albus genome has a segment encoding these proteins:
- a CDS encoding cold-shock protein, whose amino-acid sequence MSRIVQGTVARFEPHVPEGTASNDPSRALIGSAILDDGRQVDFDAAAFAASGLRLLRPGQRLDLELDSHGDVSAVRVPTIG is encoded by the coding sequence ATGTCGCGCATCGTGCAAGGCACCGTAGCCCGCTTCGAACCCCATGTGCCGGAAGGCACCGCGAGCAATGACCCCTCGCGCGCCCTCATCGGCAGCGCGATCCTAGACGACGGCCGCCAAGTCGACTTCGACGCGGCGGCCTTCGCCGCCTCCGGGCTCCGACTTTTGCGCCCAGGACAGCGCCTTGATCTCGAACTGGACTCACACGGGGACGTGAGCGCCGTGAGAGTGCCCACTATCGGCTAA
- a CDS encoding DNA-directed RNA polymerase subunit alpha, translating to MLITQRPSLAEKALSSTRSQFTIEPLEPGFGYTLGNSLRRTLLSSIPGAAVTSIKIDGVLHEFTTVPGVKEDVVEMVLNIKQICVSSESDEPVTMYLRKEGPGDVTAGDIQPPAGVQVHNPDLKLATLNSKGRLDMEFVVERGRGYVSAQQNKQPTNEIGRIPVDSIYSPVLKVSYQVEATRVEQRTDFDKLIIDVETKAATSPRTAMASAGSTLVELFGLYRELDTEAEGIDVGPSPADQQLAADLALPIEDLEMTVRSYNCLKREGVNSVGELINRTEADLLDIRNFGQKSIDEVKMKLAGMGLGLKDSPGTFDPAEAAAAYEGPGLEADEYEDDDDGEDLRETEQL from the coding sequence GTGCTTATCACTCAGCGACCCTCTCTGGCCGAGAAGGCTCTTTCGTCTACCCGGTCACAGTTCACCATCGAGCCGCTTGAGCCAGGCTTTGGCTACACGCTGGGCAACTCGTTGCGTCGCACCTTGCTGTCGTCCATCCCGGGCGCCGCAGTCACCTCGATCAAGATCGACGGTGTCCTGCACGAATTCACCACCGTCCCCGGCGTGAAGGAAGACGTCGTGGAAATGGTGCTGAACATCAAGCAGATCTGCGTGTCGTCGGAATCGGACGAGCCGGTGACGATGTACCTGCGCAAGGAAGGCCCCGGCGACGTTACCGCCGGAGACATCCAACCTCCCGCAGGTGTCCAGGTTCACAACCCGGACCTGAAGCTCGCCACGCTCAACAGCAAGGGCCGCCTCGACATGGAGTTCGTGGTGGAACGGGGTCGCGGTTACGTGTCCGCGCAGCAGAACAAGCAGCCCACGAACGAAATCGGCCGTATCCCGGTCGACTCGATCTACTCGCCGGTGCTCAAGGTCTCCTACCAGGTGGAAGCCACCCGTGTGGAGCAGCGCACCGACTTCGACAAGTTGATCATCGACGTGGAGACCAAGGCCGCCACCAGCCCGCGCACCGCGATGGCGTCGGCCGGTTCCACTCTGGTGGAGCTGTTTGGTCTGTACCGCGAACTCGACACCGAAGCTGAGGGCATCGACGTCGGGCCCAGCCCGGCTGACCAGCAGCTGGCCGCCGATCTGGCGCTGCCGATTGAGGACCTGGAGATGACCGTTCGGTCGTACAACTGCCTCAAGCGCGAAGGCGTCAACTCTGTCGGAGAGCTCATCAACCGTACCGAGGCAGACCTGCTCGATATTCGTAACTTCGGGCAGAAGTCCATCGATGAGGTCAAGATGAAGCTCGCCGGAATGGGCCTGGGACTGAAGGATTCCCCCGGTACCTTCGACCCGGCGGAAGCCGCCGCGGCCTATGAAGGTCCTGGTCTTGAAGCCGATGAGTACGAAGACGACGATGACGGCGAAGACCTACGCGAGACCGAGCAGCTCTAG
- a CDS encoding type 1 glutamine amidotransferase domain-containing protein → MAKVLFVVTGADSLTLSDGDSHPTGFWAEELVTPYRALVENGHEVDFATPDGVEATVDQASLTADANGGEEGAAAIADELAQIDGLRNPLSIGDINIDGYDAVFYPGGHGPMEDLASSPSSGRLLARALDTDKIVATVCHGPAALLAVPSRDGISPLRGRNVTGFSNQEEGLVGLGDKVMWRLEDQLRKSGAVYSHGPEWAANVVVDRNLISGQNPASTNAVAKELLQRLG, encoded by the coding sequence ATGGCTAAGGTTCTCTTTGTCGTCACCGGCGCAGACTCGCTGACACTGTCGGACGGCGACTCACACCCGACTGGTTTCTGGGCCGAGGAGTTGGTGACGCCATACCGAGCCCTGGTTGAAAACGGACACGAGGTCGACTTCGCCACCCCCGATGGAGTAGAGGCAACCGTCGACCAAGCCAGCCTGACCGCTGATGCCAACGGAGGCGAGGAAGGCGCGGCCGCCATCGCCGACGAACTGGCCCAGATTGACGGCCTGCGCAACCCACTGAGCATAGGTGATATCAACATAGACGGATACGACGCGGTGTTCTATCCGGGCGGACATGGCCCCATGGAAGATCTGGCTAGTAGCCCCAGTTCGGGACGACTCCTAGCCAGGGCGCTCGATACTGACAAGATCGTCGCGACCGTGTGTCACGGGCCCGCCGCCCTGCTCGCGGTGCCGTCCCGAGACGGTATCTCGCCTCTGCGCGGACGCAACGTGACCGGCTTCTCCAACCAGGAAGAAGGCCTGGTTGGGTTGGGCGACAAGGTCATGTGGCGGCTCGAAGATCAGCTTCGCAAGAGTGGCGCGGTCTATTCACACGGCCCCGAATGGGCGGCGAACGTCGTGGTGGACCGCAACCTCATCAGCGGCCAAAACCCCGCCTCCACCAATGCGGTCGCCAAAGAGCTACTGCAGCGGCTCGGTTAA
- the rpmJ gene encoding 50S ribosomal protein L36 produces the protein MKVKPSVKKICSSCRVIRRHGRVMVICSDPRHKQRQG, from the coding sequence GTGAAAGTAAAACCGAGCGTCAAGAAGATCTGCAGCTCCTGCCGAGTGATTCGCCGTCACGGCCGAGTCATGGTCATCTGCTCCGACCCGCGCCACAAGCAGCGCCAGGGTTAA
- the truA gene encoding tRNA pseudouridine(38-40) synthase TruA, translating to MEEQSNWARLRLGVAYDGTEFHGWAVQPQLRTVAGEVTRALGVLFSEISDFTVAGRTDAGVHATGQVVHVDVPAAQWAQLAERLLWRLRGILPPDVRVTSVEEVPASFNARFAALWRRYRYRIADNRWGVDPLRRNDTLAWKCPLDMEAMNAASRHLLGEHDFASFCKKREGATTVRALLDFTWDRDGDGVLEATVRADAFCHSMVRSLVGAVAAVGEGRRDEAWLVEVLAAARRSSEVAVAPAHGLTLVEVAYPDDPSEWDERVSATRRVRTLEAQS from the coding sequence GTGGAGGAACAGTCAAACTGGGCGCGGTTGCGTCTGGGGGTCGCCTACGACGGCACGGAGTTTCACGGTTGGGCGGTGCAGCCGCAACTGCGAACCGTGGCCGGGGAAGTGACGCGGGCGCTGGGTGTTTTGTTCTCCGAGATTTCCGACTTCACTGTGGCTGGACGTACTGATGCCGGGGTGCACGCGACCGGCCAGGTCGTTCATGTGGATGTGCCTGCGGCACAGTGGGCACAGTTGGCTGAGCGATTGTTGTGGAGGCTGCGGGGGATACTGCCGCCCGATGTCCGTGTGACCTCGGTTGAGGAAGTCCCGGCTTCCTTCAATGCCCGGTTTGCCGCGCTATGGCGTCGTTATCGTTATCGGATCGCCGATAACCGCTGGGGCGTGGACCCGTTGCGTCGCAACGACACGCTGGCGTGGAAGTGTCCGCTTGATATGGAGGCGATGAACGCGGCGAGCCGCCACCTGCTAGGGGAGCACGACTTCGCGTCGTTTTGTAAAAAGCGCGAGGGCGCGACAACGGTGCGCGCGTTGCTCGATTTCACTTGGGACCGGGACGGTGATGGCGTCTTGGAGGCCACGGTGCGCGCTGACGCCTTTTGCCATTCGATGGTGCGTAGCTTGGTAGGGGCGGTGGCCGCCGTGGGTGAGGGACGTCGCGACGAGGCCTGGTTGGTCGAGGTACTTGCCGCGGCTCGCCGTTCCAGCGAAGTCGCGGTCGCTCCAGCCCACGGTCTGACGCTGGTGGAAGTGGCCTATCCGGATGATCCTTCCGAGTGGGACGAACGCGTTAGCGCGACGCGGCGCGTGCGCACGCTCGAAGCCCAGTCCTGA
- a CDS encoding NUDIX hydrolase, with amino-acid sequence MRSKQRHVAAAGGLLWREGKGGELEVAIVWRPSVGNWSLPKGKLDGDEHPLTAACREVEEETGVPVIPQVWLTQASYILQNPDQPDVFKTVDFWSMRTEQPHAQFVADEEIGQRAWVSLARARHILTRPRDQQALAAFGAIPAVTATVIVAAPAAVETNFPGPEVTRPLSLEGEKSAQALAALANLYRPRMALTATARACVQTTEAAATDRYSVNGDSIFDAEAHSRNPERSGQRIRELAVVGGSSFVCAEPATIADSLAILADEDGLEVPNVSTPPGGAWVLSFAGQRLIRAERLR; translated from the coding sequence GTGAGATCGAAACAACGGCATGTGGCAGCTGCCGGTGGCCTTCTGTGGCGCGAAGGCAAAGGCGGCGAACTTGAAGTGGCGATCGTGTGGCGGCCCAGCGTGGGCAATTGGTCATTGCCCAAAGGCAAACTCGATGGCGACGAACATCCGCTGACCGCCGCGTGCCGCGAAGTGGAAGAGGAGACCGGAGTCCCGGTCATCCCGCAAGTGTGGCTGACCCAAGCTAGCTACATTTTGCAAAATCCCGACCAACCCGACGTGTTCAAGACCGTCGACTTTTGGTCCATGCGCACCGAACAACCACACGCCCAATTCGTCGCCGACGAGGAAATCGGCCAACGCGCCTGGGTCAGTCTCGCCCGCGCCCGCCACATTCTCACCCGACCCCGTGATCAACAAGCATTGGCTGCCTTCGGGGCGATCCCGGCCGTGACGGCGACGGTGATCGTGGCCGCTCCCGCCGCTGTCGAAACGAACTTCCCAGGACCGGAAGTAACACGCCCGCTGAGTCTCGAAGGAGAGAAGAGCGCTCAGGCGTTGGCGGCACTGGCAAACCTCTACCGGCCCAGGATGGCCCTGACAGCTACGGCACGGGCGTGCGTGCAGACCACTGAAGCCGCCGCCACCGACCGTTATTCGGTCAATGGGGACTCGATCTTTGACGCCGAGGCACACTCACGCAATCCGGAACGCTCAGGACAGCGCATTCGGGAACTGGCGGTCGTGGGCGGTTCGTCGTTTGTGTGCGCCGAGCCGGCCACTATCGCCGATAGTCTGGCGATCTTGGCCGATGAGGACGGGCTCGAGGTTCCGAATGTCTCCACTCCTCCTGGCGGGGCTTGGGTGCTGTCGTTCGCCGGCCAGCGCCTCATCAGGGCCGAACGGCTCCGCTAG
- a CDS encoding lysophospholipid acyltransferase family protein: MPDTPTAPGNDAKKWRRPRGSERRSFWLCFAAAIVLPSMNILTRRQWRGMENIPLQGPLIYVVNHYSHFDPMVIAHFVYKSGRSPRFLLKESLTRVPVLGKIIRNTGQIPVHRGTVDATKALQAAIDQLRDGKAIIIYPEGTTSKEPNHWPMRGKTGLARLVAETGATVVPVAQWGSLAFINPLAKKRRFKFGLRRPVTVVAGEPLDLSPWKGKERTSLTEITDFAMEAVRDQLAQIRGEEAPALYEYHRKRSAAGSGESSAPASPQTVESAAEDGERANNEGNDSGSEGKSAE; the protein is encoded by the coding sequence GTGCCCGACACCCCAACCGCCCCGGGGAACGACGCCAAAAAGTGGAGGCGTCCCCGAGGGTCTGAACGCCGCAGCTTCTGGCTGTGCTTCGCCGCCGCTATCGTGCTCCCCTCAATGAACATCCTCACTAGGCGACAGTGGCGCGGCATGGAAAACATTCCGCTCCAAGGACCGCTCATCTACGTGGTCAACCACTATTCGCACTTCGACCCGATGGTCATCGCCCACTTCGTCTACAAGAGCGGACGGAGCCCACGTTTCCTGCTTAAGGAAAGCCTGACCCGCGTTCCGGTACTGGGCAAAATCATCCGCAACACCGGCCAGATTCCGGTGCATCGAGGCACTGTCGACGCCACCAAGGCGCTACAAGCGGCCATTGACCAACTGCGGGATGGCAAAGCCATCATCATCTATCCGGAGGGCACCACCTCCAAGGAACCCAATCACTGGCCCATGCGCGGCAAGACCGGGCTCGCTCGCCTCGTGGCCGAGACCGGCGCGACAGTGGTTCCCGTCGCCCAATGGGGTTCACTGGCCTTTATCAACCCGCTGGCCAAGAAACGCCGTTTCAAGTTCGGTTTGCGTCGACCGGTCACCGTAGTGGCCGGAGAGCCGCTCGACCTGTCGCCGTGGAAAGGCAAGGAACGCACCTCGCTGACCGAGATCACCGATTTCGCGATGGAGGCGGTCCGCGACCAGCTTGCTCAGATCAGGGGAGAGGAAGCGCCAGCGCTCTACGAGTATCACCGCAAGCGTTCCGCAGCGGGCTCCGGTGAGTCTTCAGCACCCGCGTCGCCGCAGACGGTGGAATCGGCTGCGGAGGACGGCGAGCGCGCGAACAATGAAGGCAACGACTCAGGTTCGGAAGGGAAGAGCGCCGAGTGA
- the infA gene encoding translation initiation factor IF-1, with the protein MPKKDGAIEIEGKVVESLPNAMFRVELNNGHVVLAHISGKMRQNYIRILPEDRVVVELSPYDLSRGRIVYRYR; encoded by the coding sequence ATGCCGAAAAAAGACGGTGCCATCGAGATTGAAGGCAAGGTCGTAGAGTCCCTCCCGAACGCAATGTTCCGGGTGGAGCTCAACAACGGCCACGTAGTACTTGCTCACATCAGCGGCAAAATGCGGCAGAATTACATCCGCATCCTCCCGGAAGACCGGGTGGTTGTGGAGCTTTCGCCATATGACCTGTCACGCGGTCGGATTGTCTACCGTTATCGCTGA
- the rpsK gene encoding 30S ribosomal protein S11: MPPKTRGGAKKLRSKKKNVPHGHAHIKSTFNNTIVSVTDPTGAVVAWSSSGQVGFKGSRKSTPYAAQMAAEAAARRAMDNGVRKVDVFVKGPGSGRETAIRSLQAVGLEVGSITDVTPQPHNGCRPPKRRRG; the protein is encoded by the coding sequence ATGCCACCTAAGACTCGCGGCGGAGCCAAGAAACTCCGCTCGAAGAAAAAGAATGTGCCCCATGGGCACGCTCACATCAAGAGCACCTTTAACAACACCATCGTGTCGGTTACCGACCCCACCGGTGCTGTGGTCGCCTGGTCCTCTTCTGGACAGGTCGGCTTCAAGGGCTCTCGTAAGTCCACGCCGTACGCCGCGCAGATGGCCGCCGAAGCCGCCGCCCGCCGCGCGATGGACAACGGCGTTCGCAAAGTTGACGTTTTCGTCAAAGGCCCCGGATCTGGTCGTGAAACCGCGATCCGTTCGCTTCAGGCCGTCGGCCTGGAGGTCGGGTCGATCACTGACGTGACCCCGCAGCCACACAATGGCTGCCGTCCGCCCAAGCGGCGGCGGGGCTAG
- the rpsD gene encoding 30S ribosomal protein S4, which produces MARYTGADCRLCRREKQKLFLKGAKCESPKCPLERRPFPPGQHGRNRTKESEYLLQLREKQKTKRTYGVLERQFRKYYEEATRRKGKTGETLLQILESRLDNVIYRAGFAKSRDHARQLVTHGHFLVNGRKVNIPSYRVRGKDIVSVHEKSVEMTPFLVAREDASNATPPAWIESIPSKMKILVHSLPSRQVIDTQVQEQLIVELYSK; this is translated from the coding sequence ATGGCCCGTTATACCGGAGCTGACTGCCGCCTCTGCCGGCGTGAAAAGCAAAAACTGTTCCTCAAAGGCGCTAAGTGCGAAAGCCCGAAGTGCCCGCTGGAACGTCGCCCCTTCCCGCCCGGCCAGCACGGCCGGAACCGGACGAAGGAATCCGAGTACCTGCTGCAGCTGCGCGAAAAGCAGAAGACCAAGCGCACCTACGGTGTGCTGGAGCGCCAGTTCCGCAAGTACTACGAGGAAGCGACTCGCCGTAAGGGCAAGACCGGTGAGACCCTGCTGCAGATCCTGGAGTCCCGTCTGGACAACGTGATCTACCGCGCTGGGTTCGCCAAGTCGCGCGACCACGCTCGCCAGCTGGTCACCCACGGCCACTTCCTGGTCAACGGTCGCAAGGTCAACATCCCGTCCTACCGTGTACGTGGCAAAGACATTGTCTCTGTCCACGAGAAGTCGGTCGAGATGACGCCGTTCCTGGTCGCCCGCGAGGACGCCAGCAACGCGACCCCCCCGGCGTGGATCGAGTCCATTCCGAGCAAGATGAAGATTCTGGTTCACTCGCTACCTTCGCGTCAGGTCATCGACACGCAGGTGCAAGAACAGCTCATCGTCGAGCTCTACTCGAAGTAA
- a CDS encoding D-alanine--D-alanine ligase family protein, whose translation MNYHTDSLAVAVFMGGRSVEHPVSCTSGTGVADALTEVGHEVHRIGITREGAWVLLDKEHSRLVISDGVMPEVTLDSGTPVRLSTDPAGPRLIDAQGRSVGHVDVAFPALHGPWGEDGTIQGLFEMASLPYVGSGVLSSSLCMDKGFTKRILAAHSVNQGPYLAIGAHEEVDLDAVAQQLGFPLFLKPARAGSSLGISRVTSKDGLPDAIAKARAVDDKLVLESGFEGVREVEVGVLERFDGGLDISYPLEVLEKGAEGWFDFDAKYLGSPEPFNLRPDFPEGVAEELQEMARTVFRALDCRHFARIDGFLAQDGSVYLNEINTVPGLTPMSGVPQAFSKLGFAYTEIIDRLVRLAARH comes from the coding sequence ATGAACTACCACACCGATTCCCTGGCCGTCGCCGTTTTCATGGGTGGCCGCAGCGTTGAGCACCCGGTCTCCTGCACCTCTGGCACCGGCGTCGCCGACGCCCTCACCGAGGTGGGCCATGAGGTCCACCGCATCGGGATCACCCGCGAAGGCGCTTGGGTGCTGCTGGACAAAGAGCATTCCCGCCTCGTCATCAGCGATGGCGTTATGCCCGAAGTCACGCTCGATTCCGGTACGCCCGTGCGGTTGTCGACCGATCCGGCCGGGCCGCGCCTCATTGACGCCCAGGGGCGAAGCGTGGGCCATGTTGACGTAGCGTTCCCCGCTCTGCATGGGCCCTGGGGCGAGGACGGTACCATTCAGGGGCTTTTCGAGATGGCCTCCCTTCCCTACGTTGGTTCGGGTGTCCTCTCCTCTTCCCTGTGCATGGACAAGGGGTTCACCAAGCGCATTCTCGCCGCGCACTCGGTCAACCAAGGTCCCTATCTGGCCATTGGCGCGCACGAGGAAGTCGACCTCGACGCGGTGGCCCAACAGCTGGGATTCCCGCTGTTCCTCAAGCCCGCCCGCGCAGGCTCAAGCCTGGGCATTTCGCGGGTGACCTCGAAGGATGGCCTCCCAGACGCAATTGCCAAGGCCCGCGCCGTTGACGACAAACTCGTACTCGAGTCCGGGTTCGAGGGTGTGCGCGAGGTCGAGGTGGGCGTCTTGGAACGCTTCGACGGCGGGCTGGACATCAGCTATCCGCTTGAGGTATTGGAAAAGGGAGCCGAGGGCTGGTTTGACTTCGACGCCAAGTATTTGGGTAGCCCTGAGCCGTTTAATCTGCGTCCGGACTTCCCCGAGGGGGTGGCCGAGGAATTGCAAGAGATGGCCCGCACGGTCTTTCGGGCGTTGGATTGCCGCCATTTCGCTCGGATTGACGGTTTCCTCGCCCAAGACGGCAGCGTCTATCTCAACGAGATCAACACGGTGCCGGGTCTGACGCCTATGTCTGGTGTCCCGCAGGCGTTCTCCAAACTCGGCTTCGCCTATACCGAGATCATCGACCGGCTGGTGCGACTGGCGGCCCGCCACTAA
- the rpsD gene encoding 30S ribosomal protein S4 has product MSQPGPKVKRSRALGIPLTPKAAKYMDKRPYPPGQHGRNRPGKASDYKIRLMEKQRLRDQYNINERQMRRAFDEATRKPGKTGEILVSLLERRLDAFVLRSGFARTIYQARQFVSHQHFQVNGQRVNIPSYRLKPGDFVQVVPASRQKPPFMYAMTGGWAGDGQTPKYIEAHLEGLISRLVDYPQRADIPVICEEQLVVEYYSR; this is encoded by the coding sequence GTGAGTCAACCTGGACCGAAGGTCAAGCGTTCGCGGGCGCTTGGCATTCCACTCACCCCCAAGGCTGCCAAGTACATGGACAAGCGCCCCTATCCTCCGGGGCAACATGGCCGCAACCGACCGGGGAAAGCCTCTGATTACAAGATCCGGCTGATGGAGAAACAGCGCCTCCGCGATCAGTACAACATCAACGAGCGGCAGATGCGCCGCGCCTTCGACGAGGCGACGCGCAAGCCCGGCAAGACCGGCGAAATCCTCGTCAGCTTGCTGGAGCGCCGCCTGGACGCCTTCGTCTTGCGTTCGGGATTCGCTCGCACGATCTACCAGGCGCGCCAGTTCGTGAGTCACCAGCACTTCCAGGTCAATGGGCAACGCGTCAACATTCCGTCCTACCGGCTGAAGCCCGGCGACTTCGTGCAGGTGGTTCCGGCCAGTCGCCAGAAGCCGCCGTTCATGTACGCCATGACCGGGGGATGGGCCGGGGACGGCCAGACTCCGAAATACATCGAGGCGCACTTGGAGGGGCTCATTTCGCGGCTGGTGGACTACCCCCAGCGCGCGGATATCCCCGTTATTTGTGAGGAACAACTCGTCGTGGAGTATTACTCCCGCTAG
- a CDS encoding class I SAM-dependent methyltransferase, with translation MQANDYDSFAKAYSADNESNLLNGHYERPAMVNLAADVNGRRILDAGCGSGPLAAALRDRGAIVTGFDSSVEMVKLARQRLGEDVELHVADLAQPLPFGDGVFDDVVSSLVLHYLPDWSAALAELRRVLRPGGRLILSVHHPIIYKMINPETDYFALTEWSDDYSFDGQRATLTTWHRPLHAMTDAFTEAGFHIRVISEPPFAPDTPAELLPPHLRDRKAFLCFILFVLEAH, from the coding sequence ATGCAGGCAAACGACTATGACAGCTTCGCTAAAGCCTATTCGGCGGACAATGAGTCCAATCTCCTCAATGGTCACTATGAACGACCCGCGATGGTGAACCTCGCCGCAGACGTGAACGGTAGACGCATCCTTGACGCCGGGTGTGGGTCTGGGCCACTGGCAGCGGCACTACGTGACCGTGGTGCCATCGTGACCGGATTCGACTCCAGCGTGGAGATGGTCAAGCTGGCCCGACAACGGCTGGGTGAAGACGTTGAGCTTCATGTTGCCGATCTGGCGCAGCCGCTTCCGTTCGGCGATGGCGTGTTCGATGACGTCGTCTCATCCCTGGTCTTGCATTACTTGCCAGATTGGAGCGCGGCGCTGGCCGAACTGCGGCGAGTGCTGCGGCCCGGGGGCCGTCTCATCTTGTCGGTGCATCACCCCATCATCTACAAGATGATTAACCCCGAGACTGACTATTTCGCGCTCACCGAATGGTCGGACGACTACTCCTTCGATGGCCAGCGCGCCACTTTGACCACCTGGCACCGGCCCTTGCACGCGATGACCGATGCGTTCACCGAGGCGGGCTTTCACATCCGCGTCATTAGCGAACCGCCTTTCGCTCCGGATACCCCCGCAGAGCTCCTGCCGCCACATTTGCGAGACCGGAAGGCGTTCTTGTGCTTCATTCTCTTTGTGCTGGAAGCTCACTAG
- a CDS encoding NAD(P)H-dependent glycerol-3-phosphate dehydrogenase, whose product MGAGSWGTIFAKILADADTPVTMWARREEVARSVNEEHRNREYFPDLVLPQGVRATTDAHVALSDADLVVFAIPSQSLRTNLPEWRRHFVAKSDQGPGTTLLSLMKGVELGTLKRMSEVIVEISGLPADQVAIVTGPNLAPEIAMEQPTASVVACTDHARAVAVQEAVTTSYFRPYTDTDVIGCELGGAIKNVIALAYGMASGLGLGDNTKATLITRGLAEATRLGVHLGADAATFAGLAGLGDLVATCSSPLSRNHTFGKQLGLGRDLAQAQAITKQTAEGVKSCRSIRGLAASVGVEMPICEQIERVCYEGVSPKQVVAELMARQTKPEKELAQV is encoded by the coding sequence ATGGGTGCCGGTTCCTGGGGCACCATCTTCGCCAAGATTTTGGCCGACGCCGATACTCCGGTGACCATGTGGGCGCGACGCGAGGAGGTCGCCCGCTCTGTCAATGAGGAGCATCGTAACCGTGAATACTTCCCCGACCTCGTTTTGCCGCAGGGCGTGCGGGCCACCACCGACGCTCATGTGGCCCTGAGTGACGCCGACTTGGTCGTCTTCGCCATCCCCAGCCAGAGTTTGCGCACCAATCTGCCTGAGTGGAGACGTCACTTCGTCGCCAAGAGCGATCAAGGGCCGGGCACGACGTTGCTCAGTCTCATGAAGGGGGTCGAACTGGGTACTCTCAAGCGCATGAGCGAGGTGATCGTCGAGATCTCGGGCTTGCCCGCGGATCAAGTCGCGATTGTCACCGGCCCCAATCTCGCACCTGAAATCGCCATGGAACAGCCCACCGCTTCTGTCGTGGCCTGTACCGACCACGCCCGGGCCGTGGCCGTCCAAGAGGCTGTCACCACCTCCTACTTTCGCCCGTACACCGACACCGATGTTATCGGTTGTGAACTGGGTGGAGCGATCAAGAATGTGATCGCGCTCGCCTACGGGATGGCCAGCGGGCTAGGCTTGGGCGACAATACGAAAGCCACCCTGATCACTCGTGGCCTCGCCGAGGCGACCCGTCTCGGGGTCCACCTGGGTGCCGACGCCGCCACCTTCGCCGGGCTCGCGGGTCTGGGCGACCTCGTCGCCACCTGCTCCTCGCCACTGTCGCGCAATCACACGTTCGGAAAGCAACTGGGCCTAGGCCGCGATCTGGCGCAAGCCCAGGCCATCACCAAACAGACCGCCGAGGGCGTCAAGAGTTGTCGTTCTATTCGCGGCCTTGCCGCCAGTGTCGGCGTCGAGATGCCAATTTGCGAGCAGATCGAACGGGTCTGCTACGAAGGTGTATCTCCCAAGCAGGTCGTCGCCGAACTCATGGCCCGCCAAACCAAACCGGAAAAAGAGTTAGCACAGGTATGA
- the rpsM gene encoding 30S ribosomal protein S13: MARLVGVDLPRDKRLVIALTYIYGVGRTRAVETCEATGLDQNKRVHELSDAELVALRDHIENNFRVEGDLRREVQADIRRKVEINCYQGIRHRRGLPVHGQRTRTNARSRKGPKKTVAGKKKAR; this comes from the coding sequence ATGGCACGTTTGGTTGGTGTCGATCTCCCGCGCGACAAGCGCCTGGTGATCGCACTCACTTACATCTACGGCGTGGGCCGTACCCGGGCAGTAGAAACCTGCGAAGCTACAGGGCTGGACCAAAATAAGCGGGTCCACGAGCTCTCTGACGCTGAGCTCGTCGCGCTGCGCGACCACATTGAGAACAACTTCCGCGTTGAAGGTGACCTGCGCCGTGAGGTGCAAGCCGACATTCGCCGCAAAGTTGAGATCAACTGCTACCAGGGCATTCGCCACCGTCGTGGCCTGCCGGTGCATGGACAACGCACCCGCACGAATGCCCGTAGTCGCAAGGGTCCGAAAAAGACCGTCGCCGGTAAGAAGAAGGCCCGTTAA